The Maylandia zebra isolate NMK-2024a linkage group LG7, Mzebra_GT3a, whole genome shotgun sequence genome contains a region encoding:
- the dennd4a gene encoding C-myc promoter-binding protein isoform X2, whose product MMEDKGPRVADYFVVAGLTDSSKPLEEDLHFDDAGPKSVKPKAPITDVAVVIRSLGEEVPPGFTCVETTPSGLSAELNGASLRGPQIFLCFKRGRDKPPLTDLGVLYEWKEKLKPGCHIVQTTPSGRPANISSSSSQRIYITYRRAPKSQPHTSLAVTDVCVIIPGKGETPPHTFCKVDKNLNSSMWGSSVYLCYKKSLAKANTIAYKAGLLCRYPEEDYESFPLPESVPMFCLPMGAMIECWPAHTKHSLPVFSTFVLTGASGEKVYGAAIQFYEPYPEENLSERQRSQLGLPSSDLRPDETRNVYSNKSICLLSHWPFFQSFRSFLTFLYRYSISGPHSLPIEKHISHFMQNVPFPSTQRPRILVQLSPHDSLMLSQPVSSPLPLSGGSLSTLLLNLGPKNAATLLVLAVTEHKILVHSLRPAVLTSVTEALVSMIFPFHWPCPYIPLCPLALADVLSAPCPFIVGMDSRYFDLYVPPADITCVDLDTNTISQKDDKKALTWKILPRRACKHLLNSLNKLYQQLIEGGHLNHEDVQMDHTVTDCELESGKSLHTLELEIQEAFLRFMAAILRGYRSYLLPITQAPSEKTTDASSLFDIQGFLKSRDRSHQRFYSLMTKTQMFSRFIEECSFVSDKDASLAFFDECVDKMDSERPEDARLIELDESHRSEHTVYINPPELPPPSQGEEHPLCYSYSAFPVLNAELLEPLEGASPSSAGIASRHSSPASPTAIFRRSKQEIKSAQRMAKTYSSMPQMWSKCLLRHCYGLWFICLPGFVGNCHSKVRALRTAYDVLRKMQDKKLQAPDEVCYRVLLQLCGQYSQPVLAVRVLFEMKKAGVQPNAITYGYYNKAVLESTWPSTTRGGYFLWGKLRNVLLGVLQFKQAGRKQRNSQRDPHLSDGSDLDTVSHGSLDSANDSAERTSIDTDFTKMDSSDDGFSTGEQSDQGYDSLSKEEERLCSRESDGTALVEDKGVKSSSGLRLASSPSSDTLLSGALPKAERPNSLDLSGGQGTLRLSVPILSTSKQLHLASDRLHEVEEEVTETDKQKHPVERAGVICNAGTVRRTGIEMGFDPLSLMATATVQECDHDNSSASNSRRNLAEEIETYMNNGNSPLSSRTPSMDLQNPSSPLFRSASSPHSSPQSSTLVQSTTHLPLPAKTKERLRQSPSLPLGICNKDRERPPSLVSPSSPTPSTSSFSMETLFTPTLDIFKSSVISAGKGVAEKASRLYSRLSSQTSLTQDANCDRMSVSSLTSGEADCFSLLDNDSCLDPDGFTSPQHGSVSRVRRSPVGHHHTNLGSPGTPNRVFRHNSFSGGLALPSKTPHTPDSSPDTGRFQPTPNYTVEVLMSSCSLCKTCDCLVYDEEIMAGWTANDSNLNSTCPFCGTAFLPFLNVEIKDLRPHSRSSKKSNPVKEEDTSLPPNPEEKISTTDGAAEASAAPAQKRESSGGAGQGPASSSSSSCSSASAPVTVPYLSPLVLWKELESLLVNEGDQAISSPSVVDQHPIVFWNLVWYFRRLDLPSNLPALILGSQHCSHEDQTPQMLSSEDSKQVLVRIMWDNLKLHQDKVQPCYVLWNTHCANSLVRSGLCEEGQLFTVELLQGFVRSIKKSDVHQPMSQIIQLLGPELGFKRQRSLYRELLFLALVALRKNNINISAFDREYKLAYDRLTPNLVKLTHNCDRPPGAGVMECRRTFGEPGL is encoded by the exons ATGATGGAGGATAAAGGGCCTCGTGTAGCAGACTACTTTGTGGTTGCTGGCCTCACCGACTCATCCAAGCCTCTAGAGGAGGATCTACACTTTGATGATGCTGGTCCCAAATCTGTGAAACCCAAAGCCCCTATCACGGATGTCGCTGTCGTGATACGCTCTCTGGGAGAAGAGGTACCCCCAGGCTTCACCTGTGTTGAAACTACCCCCTCAGGCCTTTCTGCAGAGCTCAATGGAGCCAGTCTAAGGGGCCCACAGATATTCTTGTGCTTTAAGCGAGGCAGAGATAAGCCTCCACTGACAGATCTCGG GGTTCTGTATGAGTGGAAAGAGAAACTCAAACCCGGATGTCACATCGTTCAGACCACACCCTCAGGCCGCCCTGCAAACATCAGCAGCTCGTCCTCCCAACGCATCTACATCACCTACCGCCGTGCACCAAAGAGCCAGCCACACACCTCATTGGCTGTCACCGATGTCTGCGTTATCATCCCCGGCAAAGGGGAAACGCCCCCTCACACCTTCTGCAAGGTGGACAAGAACCTCAACAGCAGCATG TGGGGATCCTCGGTCTACCTTTGTTACAAGAAGTCTCTGGCTAAAGCAAACACAATCGCATACAAAGCAG GTCTTTTGTGTAGGTACCCCGAAGAGGACTATGAGTCCTTTCCACTGCCAGAGTCAGTGCCTATGTTCTGCCTGCCCATGGGGGCAATGATCGAGTGCTGGCCTGCACACACCAAACACTCCCTGCCTGTTTTTTCCACATTTGTACTAACGGGAGCCTCTGGAGAAAAG GTGTACGGAGCAGCTATCCAGTTCTATGAGCCTTACCCAGAGGAGAACCTGTCTGAGCGTCAGCGCTCACAGCTCGGCCTGCCAAGCTCTGATCTCAGACCTGACGAGACCAGAAATGTTTACAGCAACAAGAGCATCTGCTTACTCTCCCACTGGCCCTTCTTCCAGTCCTTCAGGAGCTTTCTCACCTTCCTCTACCGATACTCCATCTCTGGGCCACATTCCCTGCCTATTGAAAA GCACATCTCTCACTTCATGCAAAATGTGCCGTTTCCCTCCACTCAGAGACCGCGCATCCTAGTCCAG CTGTCTCCACATGACAGCCTGATGCTGAGCCAACCTGTGTCCTCTCCGCTCCCACTCAG TGGGGGAAGCCTCTCCACGTTGCTCCTGAATCTGGGCCCCAAAAATGCTGCCACTCTGCTCGTGTTGGCTGTCACAGAGCACAAGATCCTGGTTCATTCCCTGCGCCCCGCTGTACTCACCAGTGTAACCGAGGCCCTTGTGTCT ATGATTTTTCCCTTCCACTGGCCATGTCCATACATCCCTCTGTGCCCGCTGGCTCTGGCAGATGTTCTTAGTGCACCATGCCCTTTCATTGTGGGCATGGACTCCCGGTACTTTGATCTTTACGTCCCCCCGGCTGACATCACTTGTGTGGATCTGGACACCAACACCATCTCCCA AAAAGATGACAAGAAGGCTCTTACGTGGAAAATCTTGCCCAGGAGAGCCTGCAAGCATCTTCTCAATAGTCTGAATAAGCTCTATCAGCAGCTCATTGAGG GTGGTCATTTAAACCATGAAGATGTGCAGATGGATCACACAGTGACCGACTGTGAGCTTGAAAGTGGAAAAAGCCTGCACACACTAGAGCTCGAGATCCAGGAGGCCTTCCTGCGCTTCATGGCTGCCATCCTGCGAGGCTACCGTTCCTATCTGTTGCCCATCACCCAAGCCCCGTCCGAGAAAACCACTGATGCCAGCTCCCTCTTTGACATCCAAG gcTTCTTGAAGAGCAGAGACCGCTCCCATCAGAGGTTTTACTCCCTCATGACCAAGACTCAAATGTTCAGTCGTTTCATAGAAGAGTGCTCCTTTGTCAGTGATAAAGATGCCAGCCTGGCTTTCTTTGATGAGTGTGTTGATAAG ATGGACAGTGAGCGACCAGAGGACGCCAGACTGATCGAACTGGATGAATCGCACCGCAGCGAGCACACAGTCTACATCAACCCTCCAGAGCTGCCTCCGCCATCGCAGGGAGAGGAGCATCCTCTGTGCTATAG CTACTCTGCATTTCCTGTGCTAAATGCTGAGCTTCTGGAGCCTTTGGAGGGAGCAAGTCCTTCATCGGCAGGCATAGCCTCACGCCACAGCAGTCCAGCCAGCCCCACAGCCATCTTTAGACGCTCTAAACAG GAGATCAAATCAGCTCAAAGGATGGCCAAAACATATTCATCTATGCCTCAGATGTGGTCCAAGTGTCTGCTTCGCCACTGCTACGGCCTGTGGTTTATCTGCTTGCCAGGATTTGTTGGCAACTGCCACTCCAAGGTGCGAGCGCTGCGTACGGCTTATGATGTGCTGAGGAAAATGCAGGACAAAAAGCTGCAGGCTCCAGATGAG gtTTGTTACCGtgtgctgctgcagctgtgtggACAGTACAGCCAGCCAGTCCTGGCTGTGAGGGTGCTGTTTGAGATGAAGAAAGCTGGAGTTCAACCCAATGCTATCACATATGGGTACTATAACAAG GCGGTATTAGAGAGCACCTGGCCATCGACCACCAGGGGAGGTTACTTTCTATGGGGAAAGCTGAGGAACGTGCTCCTCGGTGTGCTCCAGTTCAAGCAAGCAGGAAGGAAACAACGGAACTCCCAAAGAGATCCTCATCTTTCAG ACGGCAGCGATCTAGACACAGTCAGCCATGGCAGTTTGGACAGCGCTAATGACTCTGCTGAGCGCACCTCCATCGACACCGACTTCACTAAAATGGACTCCAGCGATGATGGATTTAGTACAG GTGAACAGTCAGACCAAGGCTATGATTCCTTGTCTAAGGAGGAAGAGAGATTGTGCAGCAGAGAGAGTGATGGCACAGCCCTAGTGGAAGACAAAGGAGTCAAGTCAA GCAGTGGCCTTAGGCTGGCTTCCAGTCCATCTAGTGACACTCTTCTGAGTGGAGCTTTGCCAAAGGCAGAGAGGCCAAATTCTCTGGACTTGTCTGGTGGACAGGGAACTCTGAGGCTCAGTGTCCCCATTCTAAGTACATCAAAGCAGCTTCACCTTGCTTCTGACAGACTGCATGAAGTAGAGGAAGAGGTCACAGAGACTGATAAACAGAAACACCCAGTGGAGAGGGCCGGCGTTATCTGCAATGCCGGGACAGTGAGGAGGACAGGTATTGAGATGGGATTTGATCCCCTGTCGCTGATGGCAACAGCGACCGTACAGGAATGTGACCATGACAACAGCAGTGCATCCAACTCTAGGCGCAACCTGGCCGAGGAGATTGAAACGTACATGAATAATGGCAACAGCCCCTTGAGCAGCCGCACGCCCAGTATGGACCTGCAGAACCCCTCAAGCCCTTTGTTCCGCTCAGCCTCTTCTCCCCACTCCTCCCCGCAATCCTCAACCCTAGTTCAATCCACTACACACCTCCCACTGCCTGCCAAAACAAAGGAGAGGCTGAGGCAGTCTCCATCTCTTCCTCTTGGTATTTGtaacaaagacagagagaggcctCCCTCTTTGGTTTCACCGTCATCACCCACTCCTTCCACTTCATCGTTCTCCATGGAAACACTGTTCACCCCAACTCTCGACATCTTCAAGAGCAGCGTTATATCAGCAGGAAAGGGTGTGGCTGAGAAAGCTAGTCGTCTCTACTCTCGTTTGTCCTCTCAAACTTCACTAACACAG GACGCAAACTGTGACCGCATGAGTGTGTCCTCACTGACCTCAGGAGAGGCCGATTGCTTCTCGCTGCTTGATAATGACTCCTGTCTAGATCCAGATGGATTTACATCCCCACAGCATGGTAGCGTGTCCCGAGTCAGGAGAAGCCCCGTTGGGCATCATCATACTAACCTGGGCAGCCCTGGCACCCCAAACAGAGTGTTCAGACACAACTCCTTTTCTG GTGGTTTGGCACTTCCCTCCAAAACTCCTCACACTCCAGATTCCTCCCCCGACACCGGCCGCTTCCAACCCACTCCCAATTACACCGTAGAG GTGTTGATGTCTAGCTGTTCACTTTGTAAGACATGTGACTGTCTGGTGTATGATGAGGAGATAATGGCAGGATGGACGGCAAATGACTCAAACCTCAACAGCACTTGTCCTTTCTGCGGCACAGCCTTCTTGCCTTTTCTCAATGTGGAAATCAAAGATCTGAGACCGCACAGCAG GTCGTCTAAGAAAAGCAATCCGGTTAAAGAGGAGGATACATCCCTGCCACCCAATCCCGAGGAAAAAATCTCCACAACAGACGGTGCAGCTGAGGCGTCTGCAGCTCCTGCACAGAAGCGGGAGAGCAGTGGGGGTGCTGGCCAAGGCCCagcctcatcctcctcctcctcctgctcctctgcttctgctcctgTAACAGTGCCCTACTTGAGCCCTCTGGTTCTGTGGAAGGAGCTGGAGAGCCTGTTAGTGAATGAGGGCGACCAGGCAATCTCCTCCCCAAGCGTTGTTGACCAACATCCCATTGTCTTCTGGAACCTTGTTTGGTACTTCAGAAGGCTCGACCTGCCGAGTAACCTGCCAGCTCTTATCCTGGGCTCCCAACACTGTAGCCACGAAGACCAG ACTCCTCAGATGCTGTCATCGGAGGACAGCAAGCAGGTTCTCGTGAGGATTATGTGGGACAATTTGAAGTTGCACCAAGACAAAGTTCAACCCTGCTACGTCCTGTGGAACACCCACT GTGCCAACTCGCTGGTTCGCTCCGGGTTATGTGAAGAAGGCCAACTCTTCACTGTGGAGCTCCTGCAGGGTTTCGTGAGGAGCATTAAGAAGAGTGATGTGCATCAGCCCATGAGCCAGATCATTCAGCTGTTGGGGCCTGAGTTAGGTTTTAAAAGACAGAG GAGTCTCTACAGAGAGTTATTGTTCCTTGCTCTGGTGGCTTTGAGGAAGAACAACATTAATATCA GTGCTTTCGATCGCGAGTACAAGCTGGCATACGATCGCCTCACCCCCAACCTGGTTAAACTGACACACAACTGTGACCGGCCCCCTGGAGCAGGGGTCATGGAGTGTAGAAGGACATTTGGAGAGCCTGgtttgtga
- the dennd4a gene encoding C-myc promoter-binding protein isoform X1, which translates to MMEDKGPRVADYFVVAGLTDSSKPLEEDLHFDDAGPKSVKPKAPITDVAVVIRSLGEEVPPGFTCVETTPSGLSAELNGASLRGPQIFLCFKRGRDKPPLTDLGVLYEWKEKLKPGCHIVQTTPSGRPANISSSSSQRIYITYRRAPKSQPHTSLAVTDVCVIIPGKGETPPHTFCKVDKNLNSSMWGSSVYLCYKKSLAKANTIAYKAGLLCRYPEEDYESFPLPESVPMFCLPMGAMIECWPAHTKHSLPVFSTFVLTGASGEKVYGAAIQFYEPYPEENLSERQRSQLGLPSSDLRPDETRNVYSNKSICLLSHWPFFQSFRSFLTFLYRYSISGPHSLPIEKHISHFMQNVPFPSTQRPRILVQLSPHDSLMLSQPVSSPLPLSGGSLSTLLLNLGPKNAATLLVLAVTEHKILVHSLRPAVLTSVTEALVSMIFPFHWPCPYIPLCPLALADVLSAPCPFIVGMDSRYFDLYVPPADITCVDLDTNTISQKDDKKALTWKILPRRACKHLLNSLNKLYQQLIEGGHLNHEDVQMDHTVTDCELESGKSLHTLELEIQEAFLRFMAAILRGYRSYLLPITQAPSEKTTDASSLFDIQGFLKSRDRSHQRFYSLMTKTQMFSRFIEECSFVSDKDASLAFFDECVDKLFSSGGKMDSERPEDARLIELDESHRSEHTVYINPPELPPPSQGEEHPLCYSYSAFPVLNAELLEPLEGASPSSAGIASRHSSPASPTAIFRRSKQEIKSAQRMAKTYSSMPQMWSKCLLRHCYGLWFICLPGFVGNCHSKVRALRTAYDVLRKMQDKKLQAPDEVCYRVLLQLCGQYSQPVLAVRVLFEMKKAGVQPNAITYGYYNKAVLESTWPSTTRGGYFLWGKLRNVLLGVLQFKQAGRKQRNSQRDPHLSDGSDLDTVSHGSLDSANDSAERTSIDTDFTKMDSSDDGFSTGEQSDQGYDSLSKEEERLCSRESDGTALVEDKGVKSSSGLRLASSPSSDTLLSGALPKAERPNSLDLSGGQGTLRLSVPILSTSKQLHLASDRLHEVEEEVTETDKQKHPVERAGVICNAGTVRRTGIEMGFDPLSLMATATVQECDHDNSSASNSRRNLAEEIETYMNNGNSPLSSRTPSMDLQNPSSPLFRSASSPHSSPQSSTLVQSTTHLPLPAKTKERLRQSPSLPLGICNKDRERPPSLVSPSSPTPSTSSFSMETLFTPTLDIFKSSVISAGKGVAEKASRLYSRLSSQTSLTQDANCDRMSVSSLTSGEADCFSLLDNDSCLDPDGFTSPQHGSVSRVRRSPVGHHHTNLGSPGTPNRVFRHNSFSGGLALPSKTPHTPDSSPDTGRFQPTPNYTVEVLMSSCSLCKTCDCLVYDEEIMAGWTANDSNLNSTCPFCGTAFLPFLNVEIKDLRPHSRSSKKSNPVKEEDTSLPPNPEEKISTTDGAAEASAAPAQKRESSGGAGQGPASSSSSSCSSASAPVTVPYLSPLVLWKELESLLVNEGDQAISSPSVVDQHPIVFWNLVWYFRRLDLPSNLPALILGSQHCSHEDQTPQMLSSEDSKQVLVRIMWDNLKLHQDKVQPCYVLWNTHCANSLVRSGLCEEGQLFTVELLQGFVRSIKKSDVHQPMSQIIQLLGPELGFKRQRSLYRELLFLALVALRKNNINISAFDREYKLAYDRLTPNLVKLTHNCDRPPGAGVMECRRTFGEPGL; encoded by the exons ATGATGGAGGATAAAGGGCCTCGTGTAGCAGACTACTTTGTGGTTGCTGGCCTCACCGACTCATCCAAGCCTCTAGAGGAGGATCTACACTTTGATGATGCTGGTCCCAAATCTGTGAAACCCAAAGCCCCTATCACGGATGTCGCTGTCGTGATACGCTCTCTGGGAGAAGAGGTACCCCCAGGCTTCACCTGTGTTGAAACTACCCCCTCAGGCCTTTCTGCAGAGCTCAATGGAGCCAGTCTAAGGGGCCCACAGATATTCTTGTGCTTTAAGCGAGGCAGAGATAAGCCTCCACTGACAGATCTCGG GGTTCTGTATGAGTGGAAAGAGAAACTCAAACCCGGATGTCACATCGTTCAGACCACACCCTCAGGCCGCCCTGCAAACATCAGCAGCTCGTCCTCCCAACGCATCTACATCACCTACCGCCGTGCACCAAAGAGCCAGCCACACACCTCATTGGCTGTCACCGATGTCTGCGTTATCATCCCCGGCAAAGGGGAAACGCCCCCTCACACCTTCTGCAAGGTGGACAAGAACCTCAACAGCAGCATG TGGGGATCCTCGGTCTACCTTTGTTACAAGAAGTCTCTGGCTAAAGCAAACACAATCGCATACAAAGCAG GTCTTTTGTGTAGGTACCCCGAAGAGGACTATGAGTCCTTTCCACTGCCAGAGTCAGTGCCTATGTTCTGCCTGCCCATGGGGGCAATGATCGAGTGCTGGCCTGCACACACCAAACACTCCCTGCCTGTTTTTTCCACATTTGTACTAACGGGAGCCTCTGGAGAAAAG GTGTACGGAGCAGCTATCCAGTTCTATGAGCCTTACCCAGAGGAGAACCTGTCTGAGCGTCAGCGCTCACAGCTCGGCCTGCCAAGCTCTGATCTCAGACCTGACGAGACCAGAAATGTTTACAGCAACAAGAGCATCTGCTTACTCTCCCACTGGCCCTTCTTCCAGTCCTTCAGGAGCTTTCTCACCTTCCTCTACCGATACTCCATCTCTGGGCCACATTCCCTGCCTATTGAAAA GCACATCTCTCACTTCATGCAAAATGTGCCGTTTCCCTCCACTCAGAGACCGCGCATCCTAGTCCAG CTGTCTCCACATGACAGCCTGATGCTGAGCCAACCTGTGTCCTCTCCGCTCCCACTCAG TGGGGGAAGCCTCTCCACGTTGCTCCTGAATCTGGGCCCCAAAAATGCTGCCACTCTGCTCGTGTTGGCTGTCACAGAGCACAAGATCCTGGTTCATTCCCTGCGCCCCGCTGTACTCACCAGTGTAACCGAGGCCCTTGTGTCT ATGATTTTTCCCTTCCACTGGCCATGTCCATACATCCCTCTGTGCCCGCTGGCTCTGGCAGATGTTCTTAGTGCACCATGCCCTTTCATTGTGGGCATGGACTCCCGGTACTTTGATCTTTACGTCCCCCCGGCTGACATCACTTGTGTGGATCTGGACACCAACACCATCTCCCA AAAAGATGACAAGAAGGCTCTTACGTGGAAAATCTTGCCCAGGAGAGCCTGCAAGCATCTTCTCAATAGTCTGAATAAGCTCTATCAGCAGCTCATTGAGG GTGGTCATTTAAACCATGAAGATGTGCAGATGGATCACACAGTGACCGACTGTGAGCTTGAAAGTGGAAAAAGCCTGCACACACTAGAGCTCGAGATCCAGGAGGCCTTCCTGCGCTTCATGGCTGCCATCCTGCGAGGCTACCGTTCCTATCTGTTGCCCATCACCCAAGCCCCGTCCGAGAAAACCACTGATGCCAGCTCCCTCTTTGACATCCAAG gcTTCTTGAAGAGCAGAGACCGCTCCCATCAGAGGTTTTACTCCCTCATGACCAAGACTCAAATGTTCAGTCGTTTCATAGAAGAGTGCTCCTTTGTCAGTGATAAAGATGCCAGCCTGGCTTTCTTTGATGAGTGTGTTGATAAG ttattttccagtggAGGAAAG ATGGACAGTGAGCGACCAGAGGACGCCAGACTGATCGAACTGGATGAATCGCACCGCAGCGAGCACACAGTCTACATCAACCCTCCAGAGCTGCCTCCGCCATCGCAGGGAGAGGAGCATCCTCTGTGCTATAG CTACTCTGCATTTCCTGTGCTAAATGCTGAGCTTCTGGAGCCTTTGGAGGGAGCAAGTCCTTCATCGGCAGGCATAGCCTCACGCCACAGCAGTCCAGCCAGCCCCACAGCCATCTTTAGACGCTCTAAACAG GAGATCAAATCAGCTCAAAGGATGGCCAAAACATATTCATCTATGCCTCAGATGTGGTCCAAGTGTCTGCTTCGCCACTGCTACGGCCTGTGGTTTATCTGCTTGCCAGGATTTGTTGGCAACTGCCACTCCAAGGTGCGAGCGCTGCGTACGGCTTATGATGTGCTGAGGAAAATGCAGGACAAAAAGCTGCAGGCTCCAGATGAG gtTTGTTACCGtgtgctgctgcagctgtgtggACAGTACAGCCAGCCAGTCCTGGCTGTGAGGGTGCTGTTTGAGATGAAGAAAGCTGGAGTTCAACCCAATGCTATCACATATGGGTACTATAACAAG GCGGTATTAGAGAGCACCTGGCCATCGACCACCAGGGGAGGTTACTTTCTATGGGGAAAGCTGAGGAACGTGCTCCTCGGTGTGCTCCAGTTCAAGCAAGCAGGAAGGAAACAACGGAACTCCCAAAGAGATCCTCATCTTTCAG ACGGCAGCGATCTAGACACAGTCAGCCATGGCAGTTTGGACAGCGCTAATGACTCTGCTGAGCGCACCTCCATCGACACCGACTTCACTAAAATGGACTCCAGCGATGATGGATTTAGTACAG GTGAACAGTCAGACCAAGGCTATGATTCCTTGTCTAAGGAGGAAGAGAGATTGTGCAGCAGAGAGAGTGATGGCACAGCCCTAGTGGAAGACAAAGGAGTCAAGTCAA GCAGTGGCCTTAGGCTGGCTTCCAGTCCATCTAGTGACACTCTTCTGAGTGGAGCTTTGCCAAAGGCAGAGAGGCCAAATTCTCTGGACTTGTCTGGTGGACAGGGAACTCTGAGGCTCAGTGTCCCCATTCTAAGTACATCAAAGCAGCTTCACCTTGCTTCTGACAGACTGCATGAAGTAGAGGAAGAGGTCACAGAGACTGATAAACAGAAACACCCAGTGGAGAGGGCCGGCGTTATCTGCAATGCCGGGACAGTGAGGAGGACAGGTATTGAGATGGGATTTGATCCCCTGTCGCTGATGGCAACAGCGACCGTACAGGAATGTGACCATGACAACAGCAGTGCATCCAACTCTAGGCGCAACCTGGCCGAGGAGATTGAAACGTACATGAATAATGGCAACAGCCCCTTGAGCAGCCGCACGCCCAGTATGGACCTGCAGAACCCCTCAAGCCCTTTGTTCCGCTCAGCCTCTTCTCCCCACTCCTCCCCGCAATCCTCAACCCTAGTTCAATCCACTACACACCTCCCACTGCCTGCCAAAACAAAGGAGAGGCTGAGGCAGTCTCCATCTCTTCCTCTTGGTATTTGtaacaaagacagagagaggcctCCCTCTTTGGTTTCACCGTCATCACCCACTCCTTCCACTTCATCGTTCTCCATGGAAACACTGTTCACCCCAACTCTCGACATCTTCAAGAGCAGCGTTATATCAGCAGGAAAGGGTGTGGCTGAGAAAGCTAGTCGTCTCTACTCTCGTTTGTCCTCTCAAACTTCACTAACACAG GACGCAAACTGTGACCGCATGAGTGTGTCCTCACTGACCTCAGGAGAGGCCGATTGCTTCTCGCTGCTTGATAATGACTCCTGTCTAGATCCAGATGGATTTACATCCCCACAGCATGGTAGCGTGTCCCGAGTCAGGAGAAGCCCCGTTGGGCATCATCATACTAACCTGGGCAGCCCTGGCACCCCAAACAGAGTGTTCAGACACAACTCCTTTTCTG GTGGTTTGGCACTTCCCTCCAAAACTCCTCACACTCCAGATTCCTCCCCCGACACCGGCCGCTTCCAACCCACTCCCAATTACACCGTAGAG GTGTTGATGTCTAGCTGTTCACTTTGTAAGACATGTGACTGTCTGGTGTATGATGAGGAGATAATGGCAGGATGGACGGCAAATGACTCAAACCTCAACAGCACTTGTCCTTTCTGCGGCACAGCCTTCTTGCCTTTTCTCAATGTGGAAATCAAAGATCTGAGACCGCACAGCAG GTCGTCTAAGAAAAGCAATCCGGTTAAAGAGGAGGATACATCCCTGCCACCCAATCCCGAGGAAAAAATCTCCACAACAGACGGTGCAGCTGAGGCGTCTGCAGCTCCTGCACAGAAGCGGGAGAGCAGTGGGGGTGCTGGCCAAGGCCCagcctcatcctcctcctcctcctgctcctctgcttctgctcctgTAACAGTGCCCTACTTGAGCCCTCTGGTTCTGTGGAAGGAGCTGGAGAGCCTGTTAGTGAATGAGGGCGACCAGGCAATCTCCTCCCCAAGCGTTGTTGACCAACATCCCATTGTCTTCTGGAACCTTGTTTGGTACTTCAGAAGGCTCGACCTGCCGAGTAACCTGCCAGCTCTTATCCTGGGCTCCCAACACTGTAGCCACGAAGACCAG ACTCCTCAGATGCTGTCATCGGAGGACAGCAAGCAGGTTCTCGTGAGGATTATGTGGGACAATTTGAAGTTGCACCAAGACAAAGTTCAACCCTGCTACGTCCTGTGGAACACCCACT GTGCCAACTCGCTGGTTCGCTCCGGGTTATGTGAAGAAGGCCAACTCTTCACTGTGGAGCTCCTGCAGGGTTTCGTGAGGAGCATTAAGAAGAGTGATGTGCATCAGCCCATGAGCCAGATCATTCAGCTGTTGGGGCCTGAGTTAGGTTTTAAAAGACAGAG GAGTCTCTACAGAGAGTTATTGTTCCTTGCTCTGGTGGCTTTGAGGAAGAACAACATTAATATCA GTGCTTTCGATCGCGAGTACAAGCTGGCATACGATCGCCTCACCCCCAACCTGGTTAAACTGACACACAACTGTGACCGGCCCCCTGGAGCAGGGGTCATGGAGTGTAGAAGGACATTTGGAGAGCCTGgtttgtga